The Oculatellaceae cyanobacterium genome contains a region encoding:
- the murC gene encoding UDP-N-acetylmuramate--L-alanine ligase yields MQNLVDFSGKPFHFIGIGGIGMSALAYIIAKRHLPVSGSDLRSSVITQRLQTAGAHIFLGQNATNLDFFHPAADSNSELLPIATIGMSHPQEVAINSLKPSAGLATVAPATLPQVICSTAINTGNPEYLAALEKGCPIFHRSDLLAALIKNYRSIAVAGTHGKTTTSSLIGYMLLEAGIDPTIVIGGEVKAWEGNARLGKGSYLVAEADESDGSLAKLSAEIGVITNIEMDHPDHYASLEEVINTFQIFVNQCQTTVGCIDCEVVLSKIKPTISYSLNPESGADYTVDCVSFGADGTLAQVWERGQILGKMKLKLLGKHNLSNALAAVAVGRKLGLDFDVIAQAIASFEGAKRRFELRGHYNGITFVDDYAHHPSEIQVTLAAARLQVKSPQRIVAIFQPHRYSRTLTFLQEFAQSFTDADLVIISDIYSAGEPENSEINGQKMADLIANYNSQVYYQPSLASISKFLTENLKTGDFAIFLGAGNLNQIIPEVMQFYQSTGKAIS; encoded by the coding sequence ATGCAAAATTTAGTTGATTTTAGCGGTAAGCCATTTCATTTTATTGGTATCGGTGGCATTGGGATGTCAGCATTGGCATACATAATTGCTAAACGCCATTTGCCTGTATCTGGCTCTGATCTCCGTTCTAGCGTTATTACGCAGCGTTTGCAGACAGCAGGCGCACATATTTTTTTAGGTCAAAATGCTACTAACTTAGATTTTTTTCACCCTGCGGCAGACTCAAACTCTGAACTTTTACCGATTGCAACTATTGGGATGAGTCATCCCCAGGAAGTAGCAATAAATTCCCTTAAGCCAAGTGCTGGGTTGGCAACAGTAGCGCCCGCAACACTACCCCAGGTAATTTGTTCAACAGCAATCAATACTGGCAACCCTGAATATCTAGCTGCTCTAGAAAAAGGGTGTCCAATTTTTCATCGCTCAGATTTACTTGCTGCTTTGATTAAGAATTATCGCAGCATTGCAGTAGCTGGTACTCATGGAAAAACAACAACCAGTAGTTTGATTGGATATATGTTGCTAGAAGCTGGAATAGATCCAACGATTGTAATCGGTGGTGAAGTAAAAGCTTGGGAAGGTAACGCTCGTCTGGGTAAAGGTTCCTACTTAGTGGCAGAAGCAGATGAATCGGATGGCTCTCTAGCAAAGTTATCAGCCGAAATAGGGGTGATCACTAATATTGAAATGGATCATCCGGATCACTATGCCAGTTTAGAAGAAGTAATTAATACATTTCAAATATTTGTCAATCAGTGTCAGACAACTGTCGGTTGTATTGACTGTGAGGTGGTACTGAGCAAAATTAAACCAACAATTAGTTACAGCCTCAACCCCGAAAGTGGTGCAGATTACACGGTGGATTGTGTGAGCTTTGGCGCTGATGGTACTTTAGCTCAAGTGTGGGAACGGGGACAAATCCTTGGGAAGATGAAATTAAAGTTGTTGGGCAAGCATAATCTGAGTAATGCCTTGGCAGCAGTAGCTGTAGGGCGCAAGTTAGGTTTGGACTTTGATGTGATTGCACAAGCGATCGCTTCCTTTGAGGGTGCTAAACGTCGATTTGAACTCCGAGGTCATTACAACGGGATCACCTTTGTAGACGACTATGCTCATCATCCTAGTGAAATTCAAGTTACTCTTGCAGCCGCTAGGTTACAAGTTAAATCTCCTCAAAGAATTGTCGCGATTTTTCAACCACATCGCTACAGCCGAACGCTGACATTCCTGCAAGAATTTGCTCAATCATTTACAGATGCAGATCTTGTAATTATTAGTGATATTTACAGTGCTGGTGAACCAGAAAATAGTGAAATTAATGGTCAAAAGATGGCAGACTTAATTGCTAATTACAACTCCCAGGTTTATTACCAACCATCTTTAGCTTCCATCTCTAAATTTTTGACAGAAAACCTTAAAACAGGCGATTTTGCTATTTTTCTCGGAGCGGGTAATTTAAATCAAATCATACCGGAGGTAATGCAATTTTATCAAAGCACAGGTAAAGCAATTTCCTAA
- the murB gene encoding UDP-N-acetylmuramate dehydrogenase — MTLSYNPPSVLNASNPPQAEQTKQRSIDLPGTDCLIKSQVPLAGLTSYRVGGPAEWYIAPRSLEDLQASLEWANSQKLPITLLGAGSNLLVSDNGIPGLVISTRYLRQTKFDLETGQVTASAGEPIARLAWQAAERGWQGMEWAVGIPGTVGGAVVMNAGAHKFCVADILVNTQVLSPKNFTTSFEDLSVKDLAYSYRTSILQGDPRLVTRATFQLRPGADPAEVIAATEKDLEQRRNTQPYNLPSCGSVFRNPQSHHAAWLIEQTGLKGYQIGGAQVAQRHANFIVNCGGATANDIFGLIRYIQQQVEEHWSIYLKPEVRFLGEFQPL; from the coding sequence ATGACTCTGTCCTATAATCCCCCCAGTGTTCTCAATGCTTCCAATCCTCCGCAGGCAGAACAAACTAAACAAAGATCTATTGATTTACCAGGTACTGACTGTTTAATTAAGTCTCAAGTTCCCTTAGCAGGCTTAACCTCATATCGAGTTGGTGGGCCAGCCGAATGGTACATTGCTCCCAGAAGTCTTGAAGATTTACAAGCAAGTTTAGAGTGGGCAAATTCTCAAAAGCTCCCAATAACTTTATTAGGGGCAGGTTCAAATCTGCTAGTTAGCGACAATGGAATACCAGGTTTGGTTATTAGTACTCGTTATTTGCGTCAAACGAAATTTGACCTAGAAACAGGTCAGGTAACTGCTAGCGCAGGCGAACCAATAGCTCGCCTTGCATGGCAGGCGGCTGAACGTGGCTGGCAAGGAATGGAATGGGCTGTCGGTATTCCTGGTACAGTAGGCGGAGCAGTTGTCATGAATGCGGGCGCTCATAAGTTCTGTGTTGCCGACATTCTAGTTAACACTCAAGTTTTATCCCCTAAAAATTTTACTACTTCTTTTGAAGACCTGAGTGTTAAAGATTTAGCTTATAGCTATCGCACTTCTATTTTGCAAGGCGATCCTCGTTTAGTTACAAGAGCGACTTTCCAACTCCGCCCAGGAGCAGATCCAGCAGAAGTAATAGCAGCAACTGAAAAAGATCTTGAGCAGCGACGGAACACTCAACCTTACAACCTACCTAGCTGTGGAAGTGTTTTTCGTAATCCTCAATCTCACCATGCGGCTTGGCTGATCGAACAAACTGGTTTAAAAGGCTACCAGATCGGTGGTGCCCAAGTAGCTCAACGACACGCCAATTTTATTGTTAACTGTGGTGGTGCTACGGCGAATGATATCTTTGGACTCATTCGCTATATTCAACAACAAGTTGAAGAGCATTGGTCTATATATTTGAAACCAGAAGTCAGATTTTTAGGCGAGTTTCAACCTCTTTAG
- a CDS encoding YbaB/EbfC family nucleoid-associated protein, with protein sequence MTKGQGFGFGLGKMKELTEAFKKAQQVQEGAKKLQEELEQMEIEGQAGNGLVKVVVSGNQEPRSVQISNDALNQGAEALSALVTQAMKDAYEKSTATMRERMEDLTSGLNLPGM encoded by the coding sequence ATGACAAAAGGACAAGGATTTGGTTTCGGTCTCGGAAAAATGAAAGAACTGACTGAAGCTTTCAAAAAAGCCCAGCAAGTTCAAGAAGGTGCTAAAAAACTCCAAGAAGAATTGGAGCAGATGGAAATCGAGGGACAGGCAGGTAATGGTCTAGTCAAGGTGGTGGTTAGCGGTAACCAAGAACCCCGAAGTGTTCAAATCTCCAATGATGCCCTTAACCAAGGAGCAGAAGCCCTCTCTGCGCTCGTTACACAGGCGATGAAAGATGCCTACGAAAAGTCTACAGCCACTATGCGGGAACGCATGGAAGATTTAACAAGCGGACTTAATCTTCCAGGGATGTAA
- a CDS encoding low molecular weight protein-tyrosine-phosphatase, producing the protein MPYKLLFVCLGNICRSPAAENIMNYLIKQASMSDAYASTSALSIVCDSAGTAQYHIGSSPDRRMVAALSAREIPTIGKARQFQKSDLENFDLILAMDKQNYQDILALDQANRYRNKVRLICEFCQHHDQQEVPDPYYGGVEGFNRVIDLLLDACDGLLEHLVKQHHLNNGE; encoded by the coding sequence ATGCCTTATAAGCTACTATTTGTCTGCCTTGGTAATATTTGCCGTTCCCCAGCGGCAGAAAATATTATGAATTATTTGATTAAGCAAGCAAGTATGAGCGACGCTTACGCCTCCACCTCAGCACTATCGATAGTTTGTGATTCGGCTGGTACTGCCCAATACCATATTGGTAGTTCTCCAGATCGGCGCATGGTGGCTGCTCTGAGCGCAAGAGAAATTCCTACTATAGGTAAAGCTAGACAGTTTCAAAAGTCAGATTTAGAAAATTTTGACTTGATTTTGGCAATGGATAAGCAAAATTATCAGGATATCCTTGCTTTAGATCAAGCAAATCGTTATAGAAACAAGGTGCGCTTGATCTGCGAGTTTTGCCAGCATCATGATCAGCAGGAAGTTCCCGATCCCTATTACGGAGGTGTAGAGGGATTCAATCGAGTGATTGATCTACTGCTAGATGCTTGTGATGGTCTATTAGAACATCTTGTTAAACAGCATCATTTAAATAATGGTGAGTAG
- a CDS encoding response regulator transcription factor, giving the protein MPLLILVADDNLGTRVSVSDYLQIAGYSVIMAEDGQEALSLVEEYRPHLIVTDITMPRLDGYELVRKVRSSPIFRLLPVIFLTERASTEERILGYQLGCDLYLPKPFEMHELGAMVRNLLERSQMIQSEWQLRLPSLPLEDQQLDNNQTLTISSKPDSFHLTNREQEVLNLLTMGLSNAEIGHQLHLSPRTVEKYVSSLLRKTDTSNRAELVRFALEHHLVN; this is encoded by the coding sequence ATGCCTTTGCTAATCTTGGTTGCAGATGACAATTTAGGGACTCGTGTTTCAGTCAGCGATTATCTACAAATCGCTGGCTACTCAGTAATTATGGCTGAAGATGGTCAAGAAGCCCTGTCCCTAGTAGAGGAGTATCGCCCTCACTTAATAGTTACAGACATCACTATGCCTCGACTTGACGGTTATGAATTAGTCAGGAAAGTTCGCTCTTCACCAATTTTCCGGCTGTTACCAGTTATATTCTTGACAGAACGTGCCAGTACTGAGGAAAGGATTCTTGGCTACCAGCTAGGATGCGACTTATATCTGCCCAAGCCTTTTGAGATGCATGAGTTGGGAGCGATGGTGAGAAATTTATTAGAGCGATCGCAAATGATTCAGTCAGAGTGGCAATTGCGCCTCCCGTCGCTACCTTTGGAAGATCAGCAGCTAGATAATAACCAAACTTTGACAATTTCCTCAAAGCCAGATTCATTTCACTTGACAAATCGAGAGCAAGAAGTTTTGAATTTACTCACAATGGGTTTATCCAATGCCGAAATTGGTCATCAACTCCACTTGAGCCCACGAACTGTAGAAAAGTATGTCAGCAGCCTACTAAGAAAAACTGATACCAGCAACCGCGCAGAGCTTGTACGTTTTGCCCTAGAGCATCATTTAGTGAATTAG
- a CDS encoding Npun_F0813 family protein, with the protein MFILKRQDVEISSVQHPNREQQIPILTYQGQTFRLINVFNANQAEEAKAFWRDLTDNRGKACVLLEEPDRYSVWGKIRLDQLANEATPDVKIVTFTQACLLVLQTIALEIEDLLGARQAGLFQKDLIAVFRQWHFPQANSPEAVNHLLTMDPLASLQVPPWEEHHLTTLLQELYRLGKQYFGNTNFSEGVGDILQDMPAADRTQFINWLKQSPQGKVWR; encoded by the coding sequence ATGTTTATTCTTAAAAGGCAGGATGTTGAAATTTCTAGTGTTCAGCACCCAAATCGGGAGCAGCAAATTCCCATACTTACTTATCAGGGGCAGACCTTTCGCTTGATTAATGTATTTAATGCTAATCAGGCAGAAGAAGCGAAGGCTTTCTGGCGAGATCTCACAGATAATCGTGGCAAAGCCTGTGTTCTGCTGGAAGAGCCAGACCGCTACAGTGTTTGGGGCAAAATTCGTTTAGACCAACTAGCAAATGAGGCTACTCCTGATGTCAAGATAGTAACGTTTACGCAAGCGTGTTTATTAGTGTTACAAACGATTGCTCTTGAGATAGAGGATCTACTAGGCGCTAGACAAGCAGGATTATTTCAAAAAGATCTGATCGCTGTATTTCGCCAATGGCATTTTCCTCAAGCTAATTCACCTGAAGCAGTAAACCATTTACTCACTATGGATCCATTGGCAAGCCTACAGGTTCCCCCGTGGGAAGAACATCATCTGACTACCCTGTTGCAAGAACTTTACCGTCTCGGAAAACAGTATTTTGGCAACACTAATTTTTCTGAGGGAGTCGGCGATATCTTACAAGATATGCCAGCAGCCGATCGCACTCAATTTATCAATTGGCTGAAGCAATCTCCTCAGGGTAAGGTATGGCGATAA